The Salvia miltiorrhiza cultivar Shanhuang (shh) chromosome 1, IMPLAD_Smil_shh, whole genome shotgun sequence genome has a window encoding:
- the LOC131006800 gene encoding secreted RxLR effector protein 161-like, producing the protein MEDCKAINTPVECRIKLSKNDGGEKVYLKLYKSLFGSLRYLTCTRPDIVYATWLVSHYMEVPTIMHIKATKRILRCLKGTINYGLLYSSLDQYKLVGYSDSDWAGDNDDHKSTSGFVFFMVDTFIWMSKKQPIITLSTCEAEYVAATSSVCMQFG; encoded by the coding sequence ATGGAGGACTGTAAAGCAATCAACACACCGGTGGAATGCAGGATTAAGCTATCCAAGAACGATGGAGGAGAAAAAGTTTACCTGAAGCTATACAAGAGCTTGTTTGGAAGCTTGCGATACTTAACTTGCACAAGGCCAGACATAGTTTATGCCACATGGCTCGTAAGTCACTATATGGAGGTTCCAACCATTATGCATATTAAGGCAACAAAGAGAATTCTTCGATGTCTCAAAGGTACGATCAACTATGGCCTGCTCTATTCAAGTCTTGATCAATATAAGCTTGTCGGATACAGTGATAGCGATTGGGCTGGAGATAATGATGACCACAAGAGTACAAGTGGATTCGTGTTCTTCATGGTAGATACGTTCATCTGGATGTCAAAAAAACAACCAATAATCACGTTGTCAACatgtgaagctgaatatgtggctGCCACATCTAGTGTTTGCATGCAATTTGGCTAA
- the LOC131021637 gene encoding uncharacterized protein LOC131021637: protein MIKWRFATRNKFISIHIFWICTHFLYFIKLNTIKFVFTNFGTPGGTSLPLISHFHQQQLKQIQMENKASSAALNITLENIGVITRGKAMQLEEIFKPASAMEEHSTASYYLEAPVMVTNASTLEEQVASIAKLLESMNKRTLEQDAKISKLILEKGEGSRVNDEKDEKSDDSESFEKHHEEKTPPKNIEVSADGFIHINQLKDFIMGTVKDKFEGTSKSAWTYSKPYTTRIDSLKMPIGYQPPKFQQFDGKGNPKQHVAHFMETCNDAGTYGDYLVKQFVRSLKDNAFDWYVNLEPNSIDSWGQMQKEFLNRFYSTRRTVSIVELTNSKQWKEESVIDYINRWRDLSLNCKDQLSEASAIEMCIQGMHWSLQYILKGIRPNTFEELTTRARDMELSMIANKVDDLHMQMSDDYQEN from the coding sequence ATGATCAAGTGGAGATTCGCAACCCGCAACAAATTCATctcaatccatatattttggatttgtacacattttttgtatttcattaaattgaatacaataaaatttgtgtttacaaattttggcacgcccggtgggacatctctacctctcatctctcatTTTCACCAACAGCAACTCAAGCAAATTCAAATGGAGAACAAAGCTTCAAGTGCTGCCCTAAACATCACTTTGGAGAACATTGGTGTTATCACTCGAGGCAAAGCTATGCAATTGGAGGAGATTTTCAAGCCTGCTTCAGCAATGGAAGAGCATTCAACCGCGAGCTACTATCTTGAAGCTCCTGTCATGGTGACAAACGCTTCTACTTTGGAGGAACAAGTTGCTAGCATAGCTAAGCTTCTTGAAAGCATGAACAAGCGTACATTGGAGCAAGACGCCAAGATCTCAAAGCTCATCTTAGAGAAAGGAGAAGGAAGTCGAGTGAATGacgaaaaagatgaaaaaagcGATGATTCAGAGTCATTCGAGAAACACCATGAAGAAAAGACGCCTCCTAAGAACATCGAAGTCTCTGCCGATGGCTTCATTCACATCAATCAACTCAAAGACTTCATCATGGGAACGGTCAAAGACAAGTTCGAAGGGACCTCGAAATCAGCATGGACGTATAGCAAGCCATATACTACAAGGATTGACTCCTTGAAGATGCCAATAGGCTACCAGCCTCCAAAGTTTCAACAATTTGATGGCAAAGGCAATCCAAAGCAACATGTGGCTCACTTTATGGAGACATGTAATGATGCGGGAACATATGGAGATTACTTGGTGAAGCAATTTGTTCGTTCCTTGAAAGACAATGCATTTGATTGGTATGTCAACTTGGAGCCAAATTCCATCGATAGTTGGGGGCAAATGCAAAAGGAGTTCCTCAATCGCTTCTATAGCACTCGAAGAACAGTGAGCATAGTTGAGCTTACAAACTCAAAACAATGGAAAGAAGAGTCAGTCATCGActacatcaaccgatggagGGACTTGAGCTTAAATTGTAAAGATCAACTATCTGAAGCTTCAGCAATCGAGATGTGCATTCAAGGCATGCATTGGAGCCTTCAATACATCTTAAAAGGAATTCGACCAAATACATTTGAAGAGTTGACTACTAGAGCTCGTGACATGGAGTTAAGCATGATCGCAAATAAAGTTGATGATCTACACATGCAAATGTCAGACGACTATCAAGAAAACTAA
- the LOC131006785 gene encoding uncharacterized protein LOC131006785 — MSWVTAFPQFIFSSKVALEALLTSRHVAFKGHDGRYVRGLTVQNFPYQQLYADDPNAQETGFEVHTMLDGHVRINSLHFDRFWRRSPNWIWADNNDTHADTLFWPVKIDDNTIALRNAGNNNFIVPLRIHGKTDCLNAQVPNMTLETRFEVEELVLKREIYHVRYRMEESRIYDEEPSIAGTATAGNFLVGNTITGGKTRRR, encoded by the exons ATGTCGTGGGTCACGGCATTCCCCCAATTCATTTTCTCCTCCAAGGTGGCACTGGAGGCACTCCTCACTTCCAGGCATGTCGCTTTCAAGGGACACGATGGCAG GTATGTGAGAGGCTTGACGGTCCAGAATTTTCCGTACCAGCAGCTGTATGCGGACGACCCCAACGCCCAGGAAACGGGGTTCGAGGTGCACACCATGCTGGACGGACATGTCCGCATAAACTCCCTTCATTTCGATAGGTTCTGGAGACGCAGTCCCAATTGGATATGGGCCGACAACAACGACACCCACGCTGACACCTTGTTTTGGCCTGTCAAAATTGACGACAACACCATTGCGCTTCGGAACGCAGGCAACAACAACTTCATCGTGCCTTTGCGCATCCACGGAAAGACAGACTGTCTGAACGCCCAAGTACCCAACATGACCTTAGAAACGAGATTTGAGGTGGAGGAGCTGGTTCTCAAAAGAGAGATCTACCACGTCAGATACCGAATGGAGGAATCTCGAATCTACGACGAGGAGCCCTCCATCGCTGGAACAGCCACCGCCGGTAATTTTCTCGTCGGTAAcacaattaccggcggcaaaacacgccgccggtaa
- the LOC131006793 gene encoding glycine-rich cell wall structural protein 1.8-like: protein MAALPLMVVEEGSGGGGRSERWLGEGNGESGRSERWLGEDEGGGSGVVVGEGTADLVIVVGKGDEERGVVVGEGSGGGGRSKSWLGEGRWRKRCGGGEGRRGGGRAD from the coding sequence ATGGCTGCACTGCCGTTAatggtggtggaggagggcAGCGGAGGGGGCGGCAGATCCGAGAGGTGGTTGGGGGAAGGCAACGGAGAGAGCGGCAGATCTGAGAGGTGGTTGGGGGAAGATGAAGGCGGTggatctggtgtggtggtgggggaaggtaCGGCGGATCTGGTGATAGTGGTGGGGAAGGGCGATGAAGagagaggtgtggtggtgggggaaggcagcGGAGGGGGCGGCAGATCTAAGAGCTGGTTGGGGGAAGGGCGATGGAgaaagaggtgtggtggtggagaAGGGCGGCGGGGCGGCGGCAGAGCTGACTAA